One region of Termitidicoccus mucosus genomic DNA includes:
- a CDS encoding DUF6766 family protein, protein MTNQTKGPGALRNKNQTLLCDMRRLWRHHGLGCVIGVLFLVTFGFGQILSGWRSYNERRSENSEAPVTLRQYMRSAHFVEATAENWESEFFQMFVYVYITSFLFQRGSAESNDPDKPRPKRAVTAQSPWPVRRGGLWRALYGRSLSLAFALLFFASFAAHCLSSAQLENEERARHGLGALGVFEYIAGAQFWFESFQNWQSEFLAIGAMVWLSIFLREKNSPESKDLEAPHRETGK, encoded by the coding sequence TTGACAAACCAAACAAAAGGCCCGGGCGCATTGCGCAACAAGAACCAAACGTTACTTTGCGACATGAGACGACTCTGGCGCCACCACGGGCTTGGCTGTGTCATCGGTGTGCTTTTTCTTGTGACGTTCGGCTTTGGCCAGATTTTATCAGGGTGGCGTTCGTATAATGAGCGCCGTTCCGAGAATTCCGAAGCCCCTGTCACTTTGCGGCAATATATGCGGAGTGCCCATTTTGTGGAGGCGACGGCTGAAAATTGGGAGAGCGAGTTTTTCCAGATGTTTGTATACGTATATATCACCTCATTTCTTTTCCAGCGCGGGTCGGCGGAGTCCAACGATCCGGACAAACCACGCCCGAAGCGGGCAGTGACTGCGCAATCGCCCTGGCCGGTGCGGCGCGGCGGGCTGTGGCGGGCGCTTTACGGCCGTTCGCTATCGCTCGCGTTTGCGCTGCTGTTTTTCGCGAGCTTCGCGGCGCATTGCCTGAGCAGCGCGCAGCTCGAAAACGAAGAGCGCGCGCGGCATGGGCTGGGGGCGCTGGGCGTTTTCGAGTACATCGCGGGCGCGCAATTTTGGTTCGAATCGTTTCAGAACTGGCAGAGCGAATTTCTCGCGATAGGCGCGATGGTGTGGTTGAGCATATTTCTGCGGGAAAAAAATTCGCCGGAGTCGAAGGATTTGGAGGCGCCGCATCGCGAAACCGGAAAATAG